The Salvelinus fontinalis isolate EN_2023a chromosome 7, ASM2944872v1, whole genome shotgun sequence genomic sequence CACTGGGTTCTGTTACAATACGCTGTACATCAGGACATTGCTCATCATCTGGTAATGAAACATGGCATCTGCTTAACGGAcggcaaaaacaaaacaaacacacaaaacgCATGGAAAGATTTGACATGCAGTTGTTGTTGGAAGCAGACATGAAAAACAAGGTTAGTGACTTAAAAGGAAAGCAGAACCAACATGGAAGACGAAACAAAGATGGCGTGTTCAGGATAGAAACAGAAATTCAGAGAGAAATGGGATGAAACGTGATGAAATATGAaaagtcaaattgccagggtaaaGCACACAGATTTGATCAAACACCACCATCAAAAGGCAGCAGTTTATCATTAGGCTAAAGGTAGCCGCGCTGTTCAGTGTCTTCCATGACAGTAGCGTTATCATGCTAACACACACCTTTAGTTGGGCAGTACAAGCTAGGGTTGACCAAAAGCACCGCACACCAAGCATGCTAGCTACCACCCAGGCGCAGCCTACTACTAAACTGCTAGAGTGAAATGACATCAAAGCACTAGGGCCATGGAGAGATGGGAGATGAAGTCCAATGAGGTGTTCCACAACCTCTTTACCCATGACAAGATGGACTACATAGACTTCACCTCCCAGCTTGCACCTGGGCAAAGTGTTTTACAAATGTTCTCTAGACTAGTAAAGTCGCTTGCTCATTGCTAAGGTTCCACACTAGGTGGCTCTAGTGTTAGAGGCAGTGCTATGAGTAATATTCAGAAGGTGCAGCAGCCCAGAGATCATTAGTCAGTTCAATCAGCCAGCCAGCAGGGGACAGAGTAGACTGAACAACCAGAGTAGCCAGCTTAAGGGACAGGGGACATACCTCGATggcagtgagcttgtccagggggGTCTGGGGGGACATGGCTGGGCTGACATGgctggaggagggggagatggagatggaagAAGAGGTAGAGGAGGCGGAGGTGGGGGAGTGGTGGCTCTGCTGAATAAGGTCTGGCAGCAGGTGAATGCGGCCGGCAAAGCCGTTTTTCTCCTGGTGACCGTTACCAGGACCGGGAGGGGTATGTGCTTGAACGGCTTGACCGTGAGCCACACTGGGACccgaggaggatgaagagacatTGACCACCGGGCGCTTTTTGTCGCCCGCGCTCTGTAACCAAGAACAACCTCAACTTCTATCTCGTTGTTTCCCACTAGTAACTGTACATGATAGTATGCTTTACCAGCAAACAAAGACTCAAAATAGGAAATCAAACAAGATGATAACTGAAACCAGGGGTGgaagtgggtgggtggggggaatATATGGCTTACATTTAGTACTACAGACAAAAGAGAGGAGACATGATAACAACCAGAGGGTCTTCTGCAGTCCTACCTGTCTGATGACCAAGGTGCCATCCTTGGAGGGTGTGGTAAGGTCGTTCTCTGAGTCGTCGTGGGCCAGTAAGGTCTTCAGGGATGCAGTCTCTCCGTTACTCAGACCTCTCCTGGTGTAAACAGTACGTCTCATATTCAAACTCCAATTATTAATAATACATGGGACTTGTATAATCGCACTTTTCAATGACCCAAATGACTCACCTCATACAAGTCTTTCTATACTATATAGTATATATCATATGATCGACTTTTCATGTTGATCTAATATAACATCAAGGTGTGCCGCCCGCTCCATCCAAAAGCCTTTCTTTAAGGCCCAGAGTTCATAAAGCATCAGAGAGTGCTGATCtatgatcagttttgcctttcagatcataatgaatgaGATTACATGGACGGGAGGAAACCTGAGTGCAGACTAAGagactttgtgaatacaggcccaggtCAGAgttgagaggtcagaggtcagggttgtTACGTACCCGGCCCTGGTATCCTCTGCTCCGGAGGTGGACTCGTCTGCTGCGTCCTGGTCCACTTCTTCATCGTCGTCTTCGTCGGTGGTGCCCGACTCCTCGCTGGAGGAGGAGTAGTCTGTCACCTTGTGGGGGGGCCGCACATCCTCCACTGCCCGCAGCTCTTTGGCCAGGGCCGTCAGGTCCTAGAGGTCAGAAGTCAAGGAGGGGTCAAATAAGGCTCTGAATATTTTTTGTACTCCCTTTCCTAATGTCATCACTGATTTAAACCATGTCAGATCACTGACTACTAGTCTTACAGGGGGAGGATGCATGGTCAAAGGATTGAATCATTCCCCATACATTAAGGCCATAACATTAACATCAGTTAAGAGCAAGCCAACATAGGCTACTGAAAACAGCGTGATGTGCCAGGTAACAACTGGACTGGTGATAGAGTAAGAGAAACTGGATTGGGACGGAGCAGGCAGGAGGCAAGAAGACAGCAGGGAGAACGGCAGGTCAGAGGTGCATCGTCAGCCAATCACGTGGCAGccaaggagaggaggaccaatgagGCAAATGGAAAAGCGATGGAATTGGGCACTGAGCTTCTCACAGGACAACCCTCTTCTGAAACGGTTTAGCATACATGGTGGCCCATGCAGTGTGGAAATAAGCATAGCAACAGAGCATGAAATTCTTATGCACGCTTGCTTACCACGTCACCCTATACAATTCCCCCCATAATCACATCGTTGGAGTAATGGGATGCCACAGGTTGTCGTGTCATGGCCCATAGGGAACACCAAAAGATAAGACAATGGGATAGTCAGTCAGTCATACAAACACCACCAcactgttactgtagcaggctgcAGTGCTGGCCTGGTTTACAGCCAGATGCAGGGACCACTACCACAACAGTATGTGGATACAGTCATAAGAGACAGGTTCTTACGGCTGGCCGGTTGGGTCGGGCAAAGTCCTTCTTGTCGTCAGGCTTTTTGGCAGCGTTGTCGGGGCGTTGCAGTGGGGAGCCCTCAGACTTAGACGATgctggaggagaggatggtaAACCAACGTCAGTGGAAGACCTACAAGAAGCTAAATGCAGTATTGTACATCcagtatgctgtgtgtgtgtgtgtgtgtgtgtgtgtgtgtgtgtgtgtgtgtgtgtgttactcacagCGTGCTCTGAACCTCTCCCCAGAGCCGGCCTGGGAGCTGGAGTTGGAAGAGCCAGAGGAGCTGCCACTGCCAGGCCTGGGAACCAGCTTCTCCACTCGGTCCCAGAGCAGACGTGGCTCCGCATTACTGGAAGACAcacaacacaggagagagattgaaaacacacacacacacacacacacacttccccataCCCACCCCACAAACAATTTAACTTTTTCAAACACCACACAGAGTTGACCGCCTACCTGCCGGCGCTCCTCTGTACTGCCTGGTTGCTAGGCGGGGCAGAGGCctggagaggagagtctctgCGTGACAACACAGGGGACCTGGACGTTGTCCTCACTGGAACCTGTGGTAGTCAAGACAGACGCCCTCACACACCTGGCTACAGGAGCAtaaaccaccaccacacagcagGGCCTAGCACCGCTGCATAGCCCCAATCCCTCTTCCCAAATGGGGCTTCTACCCTCCAACTACAAATATATCGCTGGATCATTTTATTCATCTACAAAGACATGGATATTGGTAATGGACCCAGATCATTATTCAATAGCTATGATCTATTATCCCCACCAGGCAGTTCAGGATTTTCCAAACTCAGGAAACCCTGCTCTAGGTATTGGTTTTGGTCGGCCCTCCGTTACATTAGTGAACAGTGAATATGATGGGCATGCATGATGTACACGGTGAAGTACTAGAAGAGGAACTACTCATGAAGCCATGCAGGACCATATGGTGTGTAGTTAGCCAGTGGAAGCACAGCACTGATTGAGTAAAGCTAGTTATTATagggactccagtacagtacactgGGACAATTGCAGCTACAACCAGGAGTTATAATCAGTCACTGATTATACTACTGGACCAGACCACTAGTCTAATCTACCTTATTGTAGCTCTACACTATGCTGTGGGACTTAGCCTTATAATGGCGAAGGCAAAAGCCCACAGTGTAATCCCACTGGTGTTGAATGGGACACCCAGAGAGGCTGTAGACATGGCTAGCTTGCCCTTGAGGGGACCACAGATGGGGGCTGAAAAAGGGGGTCCTCTGGGGTGTCCTTTCTTACCCTGGGGGGCACCTCGTCGCTGGGGCCCGAGGCAGGGGGCTGGGGGTCAGTGCGTGCAGCTGATGGCGCGGCAGCAGAGGGGTGAAGGTGGTGGTTGTGGGGCTCCTGGGAGTGCAGATGGAGATGTGCAAAACTAGGAACCGCGGGTTCACTGAAGGAATGGGAGCGAGACACGACGGGGGGCGGGGCGGCGCTGCTGCTCTTAAGAGCGGCCAGGTGGGACCACTGGAccttccagacagacagacacacagaggggagagaacaggggggaggtaggagggagggggagaaggtcaaaccacagagtgaaggaacagAGATGATGGACATGGCTGAAAACATATGCATATACATGTAACATATGCATATAATAGACATGCATTGCACGTAGACGTCATGCAGTCAGACGTACACATACGAAACCGTCAAACAGGTTCACGCACAAAAACATTTACAGTAATGACAAATAATAGGATAGATGATAGAAAATAGATAGATAATAGATAGATGAAtggcacagtgtgaggggaacggAGATGAGTGAAGGGGAGCCAAGCAGCCAATCACATGCAGCCTCCTCTGGCATCCTGGGTAATGTTTATCACGCCACTGAAGGGACAACCTTTTGCTCAGGTCAATTAGTGGAAGGTTCCAGAAATCGCACTATGACACATAAAAGATATGAGTAGATCTACTGACATCACGGAGCACGTCATTGTATTGGGACCTCTACTAGCTCATCCACAGAGATTCATCATTCCATACCTGTGTGGGTGCTAGAATGGACAACTCGTGGAGACAATGCCTTGCTGTCAGATAACCTACTGTATGGAGAGcagtagatggagagagaggagggaaggatgaGGAGGGGTTTACCTGTGGTTCCATGGGCCGGTGCATGGCAGGCGGAACAGACTCGGAGGAGGAGCTGCCGTTAGAGAATGGTTCGGAGCGGGGGGGCACGGGGGGCTGCTTGGTGGGTGGGGCGCTCTGGGGGGAGCCCTGAATGTTCTTTCGGAAGCGCTCGTCGGCCTGGGAgtgcaggacagacagacagggtcagtGAGGATCAGCAGGGTCAAGGTTGAGGCATTAACGCAACGACAAAATACACAAGGAGAACGAGGAAGAGTCAACACTGAAGCCGACGCCTTGTTATCGACAGGGAGGGAAAGTCTGCTGACATGCACACGAGCCCACCTCAGACAGTCTGTTAATGACATCTTACACCTCCAGGGGGAGTCATCCCAGAgaacacagtctctctctaggacccAGCAGCACACATACATTAGTGTGGGCCTGAGCTGACCACATGCATAACAACCTCTCCAGTCACTTACCTGAAGAGTACAAGGCACAGCCGCATAACAAACCATCACGCTTATTTAGTATGTATGTGAGTGGAAGACaagagcaggaacccggactACTTTGTCTGCTTTTCATCACTGCGGCAGAGACAGCAATACAACTGGTAATTCACAAGAATGTGTGAAGTACTGACAGCTTCGACTTATCACCTACTGCTTAAGGCTATATCAATTCAAGCCTGTTGATTTAAATATTTGTGTTACATTCAGGTATGGCAACTCAACTGTGAATACATATGAAAGAAAATAGATGCATTTTTATGAAATTAATTACAGCTGACTAATGGCAAGAGAAAATGTACCGTGTTTTACGTAATAAAACCATTTGGTCCTAAACGCAAAATGATGTTGACAGAGATCCAGCTTGCAGCGCTTCAGTCTATACTTAGTCTTTTTCTTGCTCAGTCCTCTTAAGATTCAGATACGTCATCCTCAAGACGTTTTAGTAGAGAAGCATCAGATAGTCAAGCAAAGACTAGAGCCAGAAGTGAAGCAACACAGCTGTGCATTAGTTCAGTTTTAGAGAGGTGGTGGTTGTGAGCGACTGGCTTTCTTTTCTctcactgtcctctcctcttaCCCGGAAGGTCAAACAAAATGGTTGGCTGAGAAGTCTATTCGCTAATAATTTTGTGTAGCGCCACCAAATCAGAAACAGACAACGACATTGTTATCCTAGTAAGGTAAAGTTACAGGCTATTTTGTGTCGCATACATTAAACGCAGCGCTACATTGGATTGTGTGAGGTATTAAACACTATTTTAAGACGATAActgaaagaaaaaagaaaaccaTAACTCCAGCTCACACCACCAGGACTAATATAACACGCTGTGTGGGGCAGGCAGCTAGAATAGAAGTAGCAGCAGGAAGCAGGAGAAGGAAGTGATGTTGTGTTGGGGTTCACCTCTCTGATTGGCTGAGGATCACCAAGAGCGTCGCTAGGCTCCGAGTGGTCGGTCTGTGGGGACTTGGGGCCGTCTAGGCCCTCGGTCTGTGAGGGTTTAGTAACATCTGTGGACTGGGTGGCTAGCGCATCGCTATTGTCAGAGGGGGTATTGTCTGAGTCTTCAACACTGTTTGGGGACAGTTTCTGAGGGGTCTTGGTAGTATTATCCCAGGACATGGTTTGTGGGGACTTTGTGGTATCTGAGGACATTCTCCGGGTGGCGTTAGCAGGAACGTTGTCCAGGAAGTGGGTTTGTGGGGACCTAGTGTTATCGCAGGACGTTCTCCGTGAAGCAATAGCATTAACATTGTTGAGGAAGTGGAGTTGTGGTGCTGGGGCTCTATCGCCTACGGGGCCTGGAGACTTTGTCTGAGGGGCTTTGCTAGTACTGTCAGGGGACATTGTCTTGGGGTCTTCAGTCTTTTCGCAGGGCTGCGGTGGTTTATTGTCGTGCTGGAGGGACAGCAGATAGGCCTGCTCCTGCTGCAGACGCTTGTGGAGACGCTCTGCCTTCCGCTGCTCCTCCAGCTCCCTCCATTTGAACTCCTGATGCAGAGTGCGCGGCTGAGTTGAGGCACATTAGACATGGGGGAAAGTGGCTAATGGCATGTATAAGCTAATGCTGCCTTGGGGGGCATTTCTATTAAATTAAGCACTTGAAGACTGGTTCAGCCTAGTTCTATAAAGATGACGTAAACTTGATAAATTAAAGCCTACAAACATGTTAAATAAAGTCTACAATAAGATGCAGATTCTTTCATTTCATTACCcacaaataaattcatgttaCAACCTTCTTTTGCGAGTAATAGAAACAAAGTTGAGGATTGGGTGAATAGTGTTGAATGGTTCAATTTATGGGAAGCAAGACAGAATGGTGAATGCTGAGCAATAAAGAAACAaaaaggtatatatatatacacacacatctctctctcaactaATTTCCTCAGGATGTGAATGTAACCAGAGACACCGACCGAGAAACATAGGAACTCCATCTTCCTGTAGGGTATTTCCGAATGACAAATCTATACAACAGCTAACATCAACTATATATCATACAATATAGCAATAACACCTTGCCTTGATTACCATTTATGTTCTAGAAAAGAGCTTGCTCCTAAATGTGCGATCCAGTCCTGAAAACAGGGTCTTTCTCAGTGGGGTGCAACATTTACAACGTTGTCAATACAAATGTAATAGAATACACCTCCAGACACCATTCCCTGTTCTACTTAACAAAGACTGGGTGTTCTACGTAACCAATTTCTGAACGTCCTGTAACGTTGCACCCTCCTGAACGCGCCCCTGGAAAGTAAGTGGTAGGATGCAAGTTTCTTACCAGGAGCATGGCTTGTTCATGGAGCAGCTGCTGCTGCAGGATCTCCAGGTGCCTCTGCTCCTCTTCCAGCTGCCGACGAATGTACTCCTGTCAATCAAACACAGCCTCCATGATTGGATGAAATACAGGAAGTGACAAAACTGCCCAGCATGTAGGCCAATTAGAGTGCTTCTTGTCACTTAAAGACCTACCTGCTCACGGTCGctcctcctcttttcctcctccgCCCTCCGGCGCTCGTCGTCCTCTTTCCGCCGTCGTTCCATCTCCTCCATGCGCCTCTTCTCCTCCTGCTCGCGGCGGCGCTGCTCGCGCTCCTGCTGCCTCCTCATCTCGCGCTCGCGCCGCTGTTGCTGTGAGGCACCAGGagggggtgacagagagagaacctcAGGGATACGACAGACAGGGAGAGCTGAAATTCTAGTTGGGATTCCCTGTTCAAAGATATTATGAGATATCGCTGCTACTATGGCAATGATTTTCCATAGTAGCAGTGATCTGAATGATTTGAGGAAaacaagagaggatgggaagtcAAATACAGGCTTTGGTGAATTGATCAAGCGAGGAGCAGCTGTCTATAGATCTAGAAATATAGGACGCCTTTCATCCTTGTAATGGCAGtcttctgtgacagcatgggctgCGTCATTGTGGGCTATCCAAGTTCGACCCTCTATGGGGTGATCACAGTTTCTCTGTCCAATCGTGGCTGCAGGATCAACCTACACCCCGCCCATTTCTTCAGACAACAGAACTAGCCAATTAGAGTTATTCAGAGCATGCAGCACCTCACACTGTACTTGAACCCTAAATTCTACATACAAGTTTTACTAAAAACAAAATCAATGAATCAATGTTTATTAACTCTACCTCCTCCAGtcgcctcctctgctccttctGTTGCTCAATGCGTTTCTGTCTCTCGGCCAATAGTTGGCGCTTGTACTCCTCCTGCTCACGGAGCTGCTGCTCCTGCAGGAGCTGCTGTCGGCGCAGCGCCTCCGAGCGCTCCTTGTTCTCCTGCTGCAGCCGGATGAAGTCCTTACGCAGCGTCGACTCCCCCGGCATGTTCACTATGGAGCTGCAGGGTGGACCAGCGGATACGAGGGAATAGTCATTTGGTTCAAGGGAACAGTATGTTAGTTCATGAGTTAATTCAATGGAATGGTGAGTTAGTTCATGATTTTGTTCAAGGGAATAGTTGGTTAGTTTCTGTGTCCGATGGGTGGAGTTGTTTAGCGATTCCAGGTAGGCGTTCACTACACTGGTGGCAGGTGAGGAGTGCTATCCCGCTAGATTGTGAATTGCAAAATGAACTGTGTACATCAACATGTAACACTAAGACATTACCTaggctctccctcttgctctccagcatcctcctcttcctcctcactccCGCTGTACtcatattcagtctcatctgaaaaaCAAGACGTGGATAGTGTGGCAAGACGTAGAAACATGGGCTATTCAGTGTAAATTCAGTGTAAAAGCACATTAAAAAGGCCCAAAGCAGATGTTATGTCAACagcaaataatttctgggtaacaattaagtatgttaatgtgattgttttcaattaaaatggttcttagcaaagagcaatttataCTCCCAAAGTATCTGGGATTGGTCTGAGTTGGGAAAATGGTTTTGAAACAAGCAGAGATTTCAGGcaatcttttcaaacagctcttacactaaaagggcacggtcatcattttcacagtattactttAAGACTCTGTGATTGAACAGGTAGACTCacctttctcccccctcttcttctTGGTGCGGTCGATGTGGTCTTTGAGCTGGATGCGGACCTGCCTCTCGTTGGGCTGGTCCCTGATGAAGGGGTGCTTGAGCAGCTGCTCGGTGGGGGGGCGCTGGTTGTAGTTCTTCACCAGGGAGCCCTCGATGAAGCTGCAAAACTTCTTAGacctgaaaggggggggggggggggtcaagacaGATGAGGTCGCTAATGAGATTACCACCAGCCGTATTACCACCAGTAATCATGTGGACCGAGGGGCTCGTTGTCTGACATAAAATAAATCAATCTTCTACAACCCTCTGACAGACAAACTAAACTTACCGTCAAAAGGGCCTGAGAAACTACAAGTCTGAAATAGGAAGATCCTGTTTTATCCATTTAGACAGAAATCCAGTGAGCCTTTCATAACTTATATACAATGAATATTGTGGGAAAAACCCGTCTCAGAAGAAAAGCGGTCATAATCGTAAATGCACCGGTGCCAGAGGAAAGTCTCAGAGGGTTGAGTTTTCCCCTGGAATGAGGGCTGGGGAGCCTCGCCGTGAGCCAACAGGCCTTCCTCCCATGTGCCACAGCTgttcagagaggaggaggagggaggagagcgagagaggagacctCTAAACCCAGCTGACAGAATCTTGGTAActtaccacttcttagacttgagTCGCGGGGGAGGGTTCCTTGGGATGAGGAAGAGTGCTCGCATCGGATGCATGTCGCACAGCGCTGAAagtgaacacacacaccagaaGGGATAAAGGAGGAAATCCGTATAAACATGACAGCGAGAAAAGCAAAAGACAAGGGCAGAAGGAACCAACAGAGTTGCCATCTAAAAGAGACGATAGAGGTGGGATCTGGGGAAGGTAGGTACTTACGAGGAGCTCCTTCGGCCATTTCAATGGCAGTGATTCCAGTGGACCATAAGTCACTCTGAGAGAAACACAGTGAGAGAGGCATCAGacatagcaacacacacacacacacacacacacacacacacactacatcagtACTGAAGAGCAACATCCTCGACCCCACATCGTACCAGTAGCTAAAGATGTCAAGGAGGACATAGGGGGCAGGTTCATATAAGGGCTAAAACATCTGAGTACTGTGTGGAAGAGGGCGAGGGTCATACTCTGTAGTCGTAGGTGGCCTCAGGGTTCTCGTCACAGGCGATGACTTCGGGCGCCATCCAATAGGGCGTCCCGATGAATGTGTTCCTCCTCCCCACCGTCCGATCCAACTGGGCACTCACGCCAAAGTCCACTGAGAAGACAACCAATCAGAAGAGACAAGTTGAAACTAGTTATATACAACTGCATTGCAGTAAACGCCTAGACAAGGTGACTGGCTAAAATGGCTATGATTTTGGAGCTGAGATTGGTCTAAACCCTGCAGCTGCCAATCAGGGTTGTTGTCCGTAACGTACAAAACATAATGTCACTCACCAAGCTTGACCTCGGCGTTCTCTGTGAGCAGGACGTTCTGTCCCTTGATGTCACGGTGGATGACGTGGTGGGCGTGCAGGTGGGCCAGTccctgaagaggaggagggaggtgtgtagaggtgagaCCACATGTCTAAGACCAGAGCTGAGCATTGATAGAGTTCTATTTACATGTGTATTACGCAATGAACAAGGAGACTGAAGACAGGAAAAGGTAGAAGgaaagaggggatggagggggccGGAGGAGAGGCTCACCCGGAGGATTTCTCTGGAGATGTAGGCGATCCAGTCCTCCTTGAGCTGGTTGCCTTTAGTGTTCTTCACCAGGTCTGTGATGGAGCCCGCCCCACAGAACTCCATCACCAGctacaggaaacacacacacactcagatgaATACATAAGCACTTCTAAGGCTAAATGAGTGGCAAAACAGTAAAAGACTTAGGGATATTGCTCTGACTTATGCTACTGTAGATTTACCAGTTATGATTATTCAGCCATTGGGAAACACTCCTACTAGACACTCACCCACAGTTGGTCATCATGCCCCGGGGGACTCTTCTTGATAAAAGCACCGTAGTACGTGGCAATGTTTCTGTGATGGGAGTACTTCTTGAGCATATTGATCTCCAGTTTGatttcctcttcctcatcctacaggcacacagacaccaTTAGTCATTAGATAAAGAGAGAAGGCCGCAGGAGGAAGACGTCTTAGGAAAACAACTATCGTGTGTGTGGACGGTTACAGATGGATAACAGTCAATCATTTCCCACATTCCACAAAGGCCAAGTCTCGTGAGGGTTGGTAAGTGCCTTTGTAGAGGGGAATTAAACCTTCATTCATTCACGGGCCCCTAAACAATGTGACATCTCGGCTACGCAGTACACACACTGCCCTAACGACTTCTTTGTTTGGGAATTAATGATGTATGTATCtcattgtgtgagtgtgtgtgtgtggtccatgGCAGACAGAATCCATTATACTATCTGTGACCCATCTCTCTGTACGACTTAGGGGTGTGAACATTTAAACTAAATTAAGAAAAATCCCAAACAGAAACGTTTTCTTTCCACAAAATTAAAATCACAGTGCAGTTACATATTATTTTCCGTGTTAGAGTAAATAGGCTGTGAAAGGCCTGGCGAAAgttgtgcaatttaaatagaACCAGAGATGACGAGACGAACTTTAGGCTACTTTGGTGAATTTGCGAATCAAGGAAGACAAGACATTGCGAGAGACAGATTCCCAAGACATATGAGCACGGTTCTGGCTGCCCCCTCTGCCCACTCCCTGGCTCGCCTGCTCTTTCTCTTCTCTAATGATGCGAGTGTGTACGGCATTCCATTGTGAGACACAGCTTTTGATTGCCGATAGAtagtcagaaccgtgcactaggcctgtCTGCCTGGGTCCCAACCTGCCTATACTGTGCACCGCTCCTCTCTCGCCATCCAAGATGCGAGTGTTTGTTTTCACGGAATTACGGCAACAAATCAGTCTCCTCCGTTCTAAAAATACTTAATCTTAGGAGTCACATGGGTGTCGACGTATCAATTATTTTTGAGTCGACTCTCATACATTATGCCATCGTAGTTAACGGATGGAAAAACACAGAAAGGCAAGCGACAGCAGCTAAGCCCTGTATGGCAATactttgagaagttaaatgagaaggaaATGCAAACTTTGTGAGGTGGAATTTaggtacaggtgcaatgcttaaccatctggaAAAGGACTAACCGTGAGACCCAAACCGTTGCTGGCAATAGCGCAGCAGCATTGGGAATTGACGTGGTTTTTTATGAATTTTTCTTATTGTTTAtacagaaaatatattttttaattatttaaAAGACTTTTCATTTGTCACATCCCCAATACAACTGTACATGTATACATCAAATCCCCTCAGCTAAACTGGAATTCCATTAGAGCCCATGCCTACACATTTATTTCCAATTACAGGagataatcttttttttttaattttttatcagGCTTTTCAGCAGTAGAATATGATTTTAATGTGCTATCCCCATTCCCCACATCCATAACCTCCACACACAACCCCTCACAAATCAATGGGGTTTTACACATCCAAGACCTAAACACCCACATaacagcctccctcccccacctcacATGAAAACCGAGGAAGACCGCGAAAGGTCACCCCGCCAGTAGCTAAATCTCTTGTGTTGCAACAACTTAAAGAATGATTAACAGTGACAGTAACTGACACACTGCAAGTGTTAAACCCCAAGCCTTACAGAGAGCCCTGGTGGGAAGGAGGAGTCTGGACGATGGGGACATTAGTGAAGAGCGATACCCAGTTACTGTGCCGTTGGTGGTGCGTTTAAAGATGTACGTAGGTACACGCACACAGTTCTCTTCCACCAGACCCTTCCAGTACCAGCAGGTAGGGGCTGTCTGTCGGCTGTGCAGGCAGCCGTATTGCTGTGCAGGCAGCAGTTTCCCGCAGCTGTTTGTGAACAGGGACAGGCGGCTGGCTGCCTGAGCATTCCTGACAATCACTAGGACAAAAACGAAGGGGGGGGCCTCACTTTTGGGtatgtcattgtccatttagacaGAAATGTACATTTCATTGCCACTATCATTCAAGCGGTTAACTCAGCACCATGTAGGTCAAAGGGTAAAACAATACACAGCATAGCCAGGCATTTAAACTGGGAGAGCAGAGCATGGAGCTGGCTAACAGTGCTGCCCAGGACTGCCAtgcccacctctccctctctcagtaacagTTTGCCAGGACAA encodes the following:
- the LOC129859695 gene encoding mitogen-activated protein kinase kinase kinase kinase 4-like isoform X4, which codes for MANDSPAKSLVEIDLASLRDPAGIFELVEVVGNGTYGQVYKGRHVKTGQLAAIKVMDVTEDEEEEIKLEINMLKKYSHHRNIATYYGAFIKKSPPGHDDQLWLVMEFCGAGSITDLVKNTKGNQLKEDWIAYISREILRGLAHLHAHHVIHRDIKGQNVLLTENAEVKLVDFGVSAQLDRTVGRRNTFIGTPYWMAPEVIACDENPEATYDYRSDLWSTGITAIEMAEGAPPLCDMHPMRALFLIPRNPPPRLKSKKWSKKFCSFIEGSLVKNYNQRPPTEQLLKHPFIRDQPNERQVRIQLKDHIDRTKKKRGEKDETEYEYSGSEEEEEDAGEQEGEPSSIVNMPGESTLRKDFIRLQQENKERSEALRRQQLLQEQQLREQEEYKRQLLAERQKRIEQQKEQRRRLEEQQRREREMRRQQEREQRRREQEEKRRMEEMERRRKEDDERRRAEEEKRRSDREQEYIRRQLEEEQRHLEILQQQLLHEQAMLLADERFRKNIQGSPQSAPPTKQPPVPPRSEPFSNGSSSSESVPPAMHRPMEPQVPVRTTSRSPVLSRRDSPLQASAPPSNQAVQRSAGSNAEPRLLWDRVEKLVPRPGSGSSSGSSNSSSQAGSGERFRARSSSKSEGSPLQRPDNAAKKPDDKKDFARPNRPADLTALAKELRAVEDVRPPHKVTDYSSSSEESGTTDEDDDEEVDQDAADESTSGAEDTRAGRGLSNGETASLKTLLAHDDSENDLTTPSKDGTLVIRQSAGDKKRPVVNVSSSSSGPSVAHGQAVQAHTPPGPGNGHQEKNGFAGRIHLLPDLIQQSHHSPTSASSTSSSISISPSSSHVSPAMSPQTPLDKLTAIETQSASNTMQKHKSSSSFTPFIDPRLLQVSPSSGSSLNNMAAFGNDGRLVDALRADPSRKGSVVNVNPVNTRPQSDTPEIRKYKKRFNSEILCAALWGVNLLVGTESGLMLLDRSGQGKVYPLISRRRIQQMDVLEGLNVLVTISGKKNKLRVYYLSWLRNKILHNDPEVEKKQGWVTVGELEGCVHYKVVKYERIKFLVLALKNSVEVYAWAPKPYHKFMAFKSFGDLVHKPLLVDLTVEEGQRLKVIYGSSNGFHAVDVDSGAVYDIYLPTHIQTNIQSHAIIILPNTDGIELLVCYEDEGVYVNTYGRITKDVVLQWGEMPTSVAYIRSNQIMGWGEKAIEIRSVETGHLDGVFMHKRAQRLKFLCERNDKVFFASVRSGGSSQVYFMTLGRTSLLSW